Proteins encoded by one window of Thermus caldifontis:
- a CDS encoding ferritin-like domain-containing protein, translated as MSVVEVLQQAYQDELLDALRAERAAKSVPYPHIRALLEEVAHRERAHAEAIAETLRRHGASLPPTPKVEEEGWEALLRLLSEEGFDRVYYLESTFPEPHLEALFTRLGHEERLNQEAIRKAVALLGGNL; from the coding sequence ATGAGCGTGGTGGAAGTCCTGCAACAAGCCTACCAGGATGAGCTTCTAGATGCCCTCCGGGCCGAGCGGGCAGCAAAGAGCGTCCCGTACCCCCACATCCGGGCCCTCCTGGAAGAGGTGGCCCATAGGGAGCGGGCCCATGCCGAGGCCATCGCCGAAACCTTGCGCCGCCATGGCGCCTCCCTTCCCCCTACGCCCAAGGTGGAAGAGGAAGGCTGGGAGGCTCTTCTCCGCCTCCTTTCTGAGGAAGGGTTTGACCGGGTTTACTATCTGGAAAGCACCTTCCCCGAGCCCCACCTCGAGGCCCTCTTCACCCGATTGGGCCATGAGGAAAGGCTCAACCAAGAGGCCATCCGCAAAGCAGTGGCTCTTCTAGGAGGTAACCTATGA
- a CDS encoding VLRF1 family aeRF1-type release factor: MIGKEDIRRIKETLTVQEGPVLSLYLDLNPAKPENASRAYALRAKDAMKALKVPQDLQEKILEVLKNQVLEAKTAVFFANEKLFETLLLQVELPLVSSLKTTFLGEKESRFFTDGALAHYGEPFLLPLIYALDEYERYGVVYLDQERWRVFEIFLGEVQEVSDAFLALDTEAWRRLSLDAPGRRFNLAGISRGGAGQDLFAKRLAAWEERFYKTLSHELEKLTEERGFTRLILMGPEEHTKLFLGYLPKRLKEKVVALLPSLPHPGVSPGQVLKRLEPVLEEIERKGEVKLLKKLEEAYPKVAFGPEVLERVQEGRVELWVLPWHLDQTVYACEGIFFPDEARALAHCQNLEAKPLAVVLPELATGYAAKLEFVRGEAERALLERGGMAALLRW, translated from the coding sequence ATGATCGGTAAGGAAGACATCCGGCGCATCAAGGAAACCCTCACCGTGCAGGAGGGACCCGTCCTCTCCCTCTACCTGGACCTCAACCCCGCCAAGCCCGAAAACGCCAGCCGGGCCTACGCCCTAAGGGCCAAGGACGCCATGAAGGCCCTCAAGGTGCCCCAGGACCTGCAGGAAAAAATCCTGGAGGTGCTGAAAAACCAAGTGCTAGAGGCAAAAACCGCCGTCTTCTTCGCCAACGAAAAGCTCTTTGAAACCCTGTTGCTTCAGGTGGAACTGCCCCTGGTTTCCAGCCTCAAAACCACCTTCCTAGGGGAAAAGGAAAGCCGCTTCTTTACGGACGGGGCTCTGGCCCACTACGGCGAGCCCTTCCTCCTCCCCCTTATCTACGCCCTGGACGAGTACGAGCGCTACGGGGTGGTCTATTTGGACCAGGAGCGCTGGCGGGTTTTTGAAATCTTCCTGGGTGAAGTCCAGGAGGTGAGCGACGCCTTCTTGGCCTTGGACACCGAGGCTTGGCGGCGGCTCTCCCTGGATGCCCCGGGGCGCCGCTTCAACCTGGCGGGCATCTCCCGGGGCGGGGCAGGCCAGGACCTCTTCGCCAAGCGCCTGGCCGCTTGGGAAGAACGTTTTTACAAGACCCTAAGCCACGAGCTGGAGAAACTTACGGAGGAACGTGGGTTCACCCGCCTCATCCTCATGGGCCCCGAGGAGCACACCAAGCTTTTCCTGGGCTACCTGCCGAAACGCCTTAAGGAAAAGGTGGTGGCCCTTCTTCCCTCCCTGCCCCATCCCGGGGTCAGCCCCGGCCAGGTGCTCAAGCGGCTGGAACCTGTCCTGGAGGAGATCGAGCGCAAGGGCGAGGTAAAGCTACTCAAGAAGCTGGAGGAAGCCTATCCCAAGGTGGCCTTCGGCCCGGAAGTCCTGGAAAGGGTTCAGGAAGGCCGGGTGGAGCTTTGGGTGCTTCCCTGGCACCTGGACCAAACCGTGTACGCCTGCGAGGGGATCTTCTTCCCCGACGAGGCCCGGGCCCTGGCCCACTGCCAAAACCTCGAGGCCAAACCCCTGGCCGTGGTCCTGCCCGAGCTGGCCACGGGCTACGCCGCCAAGCTGGAGTTCGTACGGGGCGAAGCGGAAAGGGCGCTTTTGGAGCGTGGGGGCATGGCCGCGCTCCTGAGGTGGTGA
- a CDS encoding Hsp20/alpha crystallin family protein, protein MVRFDPFRELEELQERLARAFGTAPQQGPRVYAPPVDVLEDEAGLHLHIYLPGVEPDKVEVVAEEGVLSVKAERPFEKRENVAYHRLEGPYGIFARSFNVPSTFDLSRVQAKFRHGVLHLTVPKAEASKPKKIQVQVE, encoded by the coding sequence ATGGTGCGGTTTGACCCTTTTAGGGAGTTGGAGGAGCTGCAAGAGCGTCTGGCAAGGGCCTTTGGCACCGCCCCGCAGCAGGGGCCTAGGGTGTACGCCCCTCCGGTGGACGTGCTGGAGGATGAAGCCGGCCTCCACCTCCACATCTACCTGCCCGGCGTGGAACCGGATAAGGTGGAGGTGGTGGCGGAGGAAGGGGTGCTTTCCGTGAAGGCGGAGCGCCCCTTTGAGAAGCGGGAAAACGTGGCCTACCACCGCCTGGAAGGCCCTTATGGCATCTTCGCCCGGAGCTTCAACGTGCCCAGCACCTTTGACCTCTCCCGGGTGCAGGCCAAGTTCCGCCACGGGGTGCTCCACCTCACGGTGCCCAAGGCCGAGGCAAGCAAGCCCAAGAAGATCCAGGTACAGGTGGAATAG
- a CDS encoding heat-stable protein, whose translation MRRTTRYILATSNPMGDLEALEKLVKLAPDTGADALALVGNLMPKTAKSRDYAAFFRILAEAHLPTAYIPGPQDAPIWEYLREAANIELVRPEMRNVHETFTFWKGPYLVAGVGGEITDDGEPEEEEALRYPAWVAEYHLKTLWDLKDYPKIFLFYTNPYHKGLGDAGSHEVAHLVKTHNPLLVITAGKGQKHEMLGASWVVVPGDLSEGEYSLLDLRARKLETGNVR comes from the coding sequence ATGCGGCGGACCACGCGGTACATCCTGGCCACCTCTAACCCCATGGGCGACCTCGAGGCCCTGGAGAAGCTGGTGAAACTGGCCCCCGACACGGGAGCGGACGCCCTCGCCCTCGTGGGCAACCTCATGCCCAAGACGGCGAAAAGCCGGGACTACGCTGCCTTCTTCCGCATCCTCGCCGAGGCCCATCTCCCCACCGCCTATATCCCTGGTCCCCAGGACGCCCCCATCTGGGAATACCTGAGGGAGGCGGCCAACATCGAGCTGGTACGGCCCGAGATGCGCAACGTCCACGAAACCTTCACCTTCTGGAAAGGTCCCTACCTGGTGGCCGGGGTGGGCGGGGAGATCACCGACGACGGGGAGCCCGAGGAGGAAGAGGCCCTGCGCTACCCCGCCTGGGTGGCGGAGTACCACTTGAAGACCCTCTGGGACCTCAAGGACTACCCCAAGATCTTCCTCTTCTACACCAACCCCTACCACAAGGGCCTGGGCGACGCCGGCTCCCACGAGGTGGCCCACCTGGTGAAGACCCATAACCCCCTCCTGGTCATCACCGCTGGCAAGGGCCAAAAACACGAGATGCTGGGCGCCAGCTGGGTGGTGGTACCGGGAGACCTTTCGGAGGGCGAGTACAGCCTCCTGGACCTGAGGGCCAGGAAGCTGGAAACCGGGAACGTCCGCTAG
- a CDS encoding Hsp20/alpha crystallin family protein translates to MLEKLWPFGRNQVRKAFEEALEKVFKEEGETLEPLSELSEHEDHYLLRVEVPGLGPESLEVRLQGDQLVIEGEKKEEKRTKHLSEIVYGRIYRAYLLPKDAKKEGIEARLQKGVLEVKIPREKREAEPPVRIPVVEG, encoded by the coding sequence ATGTTGGAGAAACTTTGGCCCTTTGGTCGTAACCAGGTGCGGAAAGCCTTTGAAGAAGCCCTGGAAAAGGTCTTCAAGGAAGAAGGCGAAACCCTGGAACCCCTCTCCGAGCTTTCCGAGCACGAGGACCATTACCTCCTGCGGGTGGAGGTCCCGGGCCTGGGCCCGGAGAGCCTGGAGGTGCGCCTTCAGGGGGACCAGCTGGTCATAGAGGGAGAGAAAAAGGAGGAGAAGCGCACCAAGCACCTCTCGGAGATCGTCTATGGTCGCATCTACCGGGCTTACCTTCTTCCCAAGGATGCCAAGAAGGAGGGCATCGAAGCCCGCCTGCAAAAGGGGGTGCTGGAGGTGAAAATCCCCCGGGAGAAGCGGGAGGCCGAACCGCCGGTGCGGATTCCTGTGGTGGAAGGTTAA
- a CDS encoding cation:proton antiporter regulatory subunit yields MRVEEAVLPGVGRKFTITVQSGDRLVIVVHHSGKRELQYFEAGDDEDEPTMALDLTDEEARELGAILAGVLFHPEAVGDTQSKLGQKVIEWIKVLPGSKLAGKRLAEFTLPPGAHLLAVDRQGAPLIPNPSPEVVLEVGDTLVVAGSREAVEALMRTL; encoded by the coding sequence ATGAGGGTGGAAGAAGCGGTACTTCCCGGGGTAGGACGGAAGTTCACCATCACGGTACAAAGCGGCGACCGCTTGGTCATCGTGGTCCACCATTCGGGAAAACGGGAGCTGCAGTACTTTGAGGCTGGGGACGATGAGGATGAGCCCACCATGGCCCTGGACCTTACCGACGAGGAGGCCCGGGAGCTGGGAGCCATTTTGGCAGGGGTCCTGTTCCATCCCGAGGCCGTGGGGGACACCCAAAGCAAGCTGGGGCAGAAGGTCATTGAATGGATCAAGGTCCTGCCCGGTTCCAAGTTGGCAGGAAAACGGCTGGCCGAGTTTACCCTGCCGCCGGGGGCCCACCTCCTGGCCGTGGACCGGCAGGGTGCGCCCTTGATCCCCAACCCTTCGCCCGAGGTGGTCCTCGAGGTGGGGGACACCTTGGTGGTGGCGGGAAGCCGCGAGGCGGTGGAAGCCCTGATGAGGACCCTCTAA
- a CDS encoding SDH family Clp fold serine proteinase — MEIFFQLFWLFFILSVLTPYLQQRMLLGARARKMAELERKRKSRVITLIHRQEAVSFLGIPISRFISIDDSEQVLRAIRLTDKNVPIDLVLHTPGGLVLAAEQIAEALLRHPAKVTVFVPHYAMSGGTLIALAADEIVMDENAVLGPVDPQLGQYPATSILKVLERKPIQEIDDQTLILADVAEKALKQVKATVKNLLLKRMPEERAEEVATLLSQGTWTHDYPIDVNQAREMGLPVSTEMPLEVYELMDLYPQAQGGKPSVQYVPIPYRHQEPRRP, encoded by the coding sequence ATGGAAATCTTCTTCCAGCTCTTTTGGCTCTTCTTCATCCTCTCTGTCCTCACCCCTTACCTACAGCAACGGATGCTCCTGGGGGCCAGGGCCCGGAAGATGGCCGAGCTGGAACGCAAGCGGAAAAGCCGGGTCATCACCCTCATCCACCGCCAGGAAGCCGTAAGCTTTTTGGGCATCCCCATCAGCCGCTTCATCAGCATTGACGACTCGGAGCAAGTCCTGAGGGCCATCCGCCTCACCGACAAGAATGTGCCCATAGACCTGGTCCTCCACACCCCGGGGGGATTGGTCCTGGCGGCGGAGCAGATCGCCGAGGCCCTTTTGCGCCACCCCGCCAAGGTCACGGTCTTCGTGCCCCACTACGCCATGTCCGGGGGAACCCTTATCGCCCTGGCCGCCGACGAGATCGTGATGGATGAAAACGCCGTGCTGGGCCCCGTGGATCCCCAACTGGGCCAGTACCCTGCGACCAGCATCCTCAAGGTGCTGGAGAGGAAACCCATCCAGGAAATCGACGACCAGACCCTAATCCTGGCGGACGTGGCGGAAAAGGCCCTGAAGCAGGTGAAGGCCACGGTGAAAAACCTGCTTTTGAAGCGCATGCCCGAGGAACGGGCCGAGGAAGTGGCCACCCTGCTCTCCCAAGGCACCTGGACCCACGACTACCCCATCGACGTGAACCAGGCCCGAGAGATGGGCCTTCCCGTGAGCACCGAGATGCCCCTCGAGGTCTACGAGCTCATGGACCTCTACCCCCAGGCCCAGGGGGGCAAGCCCAGCGTGCAGTACGTGCCCATACCCTACCGCCACCAAGAGCCCAGGAGGCCTTAG
- a CDS encoding rhomboid family intramembrane serine protease has product MFPLYDINHARRPALVVKGLVLLNALAFFWQLSVGLEWSAQGYGFIPALFFQDPVGQGYRLLTSMFLHGSFFHILSNMWFLWVFGDNVEDRMGRSRFLLFYLLGGVAAALAQGLFSPTSTLPMIGASGAVSAVLGAYYVLFPRAYVVSVILFILPLFVTFPAGFYIGYWAFLQLLQGLLGLPGVAWWAHLGGFLFGALLARRFAPRWRRW; this is encoded by the coding sequence GTGTTTCCCCTTTACGACATCAACCACGCCCGCCGGCCCGCTCTCGTGGTCAAGGGCCTGGTGCTCCTCAACGCCTTAGCCTTTTTCTGGCAGCTTTCCGTGGGATTGGAATGGTCCGCCCAGGGCTACGGCTTTATCCCCGCCTTATTCTTTCAAGACCCGGTGGGCCAGGGCTACCGCCTCCTCACCAGCATGTTCCTCCACGGAAGCTTTTTTCATATCCTCTCCAATATGTGGTTCCTGTGGGTTTTCGGGGACAACGTGGAAGACCGCATGGGACGCAGCCGCTTTCTCCTCTTCTATCTCCTGGGGGGAGTGGCCGCCGCCTTGGCCCAGGGGCTTTTCTCCCCCACTTCCACCCTCCCCATGATCGGGGCCAGCGGAGCGGTTTCCGCGGTGCTGGGAGCCTATTACGTCCTCTTCCCCAGGGCCTATGTGGTCTCCGTGATCCTCTTCATCCTTCCCCTCTTCGTCACCTTTCCCGCAGGCTTCTACATCGGGTACTGGGCCTTCCTTCAGCTTCTCCAGGGGCTTTTGGGCCTACCCGGGGTAGCCTGGTGGGCCCACCTGGGAGGGTTTCTCTTCGGCGCCCTCCTGGCTCGGCGCTTTGCCCCCAGGTGGCGGCGCTGGTAA
- a CDS encoding CBS domain-containing protein, with protein sequence MKVADLMTANPETIGPEATLEEAARKILEKRYGSLPVVDQEGHLLGLLQVEELLPHPENVPFSDVEALQLFGEWVDADFLEGIYQRYQRTPVRAVMRTDLPQIHPGDPVGKALEALLKSGIRHLPVVDEGNRLVGILTRSDFLKLILRRQ encoded by the coding sequence ATGAAGGTAGCCGACCTGATGACCGCAAACCCCGAGACCATCGGACCCGAGGCCACCCTCGAGGAGGCCGCCCGGAAGATTCTGGAAAAACGCTACGGTAGTCTGCCGGTGGTGGACCAGGAAGGGCACCTCCTGGGGTTACTCCAGGTGGAAGAGCTCCTGCCTCATCCCGAGAACGTGCCCTTCTCCGATGTGGAGGCGCTACAGCTGTTTGGGGAATGGGTGGATGCGGATTTCTTGGAAGGGATCTACCAACGTTACCAAAGGACGCCCGTCAGGGCGGTCATGCGCACCGACCTCCCCCAAATCCATCCCGGGGATCCCGTGGGGAAGGCCCTCGAGGCCCTTCTGAAAAGCGGGATCCGCCATCTACCCGTGGTGGACGAAGGAAACCGACTGGTGGGCATCCTAACCCGTAGCGATTTCCTGAAGCTCATCCTAAGGAGGCAGTGA
- a CDS encoding cation:proton antiporter, whose translation MHGPGHILEVFYLILAAQAMAFLFKRLNQPVVIGEVLAGVLVGPALLGLVHEGEILEFIAELGAIFLLFMVGLETRLKDILAVGKEAFLVAVLGVAFPFVGGYLFGLQIGFATLPSLFLGTALVATSVGITARVLQELGVLSRPYARVILGAAVIDDVLGLIVLAVVNGVAKTGQVETGALLQLILLSVVFVGLAVALSPLFARLPLERLPVGSPMGFALALGIGMAALAASIGLAPIVGAFLGGMLLSEVREKYRLEEPIFAIESFLAPIFFAMVGVRLELSALVSPATLTAGSVVTVIAILGKVLGGFLGALTQGVRSALTVGVGMAPRGEVGLIVAALGLAAGAVNEEEYAIVLFMVVFTTLFAPFALKPLIAWTERGLRQAKE comes from the coding sequence ATGCACGGGCCCGGGCATATTTTAGAAGTGTTCTATCTAATCCTGGCAGCGCAGGCCATGGCCTTCCTTTTCAAACGCCTAAACCAGCCCGTGGTTATCGGAGAGGTTCTGGCCGGCGTTCTGGTGGGCCCGGCCCTCTTGGGCCTGGTGCACGAGGGCGAGATACTGGAGTTCATCGCTGAGCTGGGGGCCATCTTCCTCCTCTTCATGGTAGGTCTGGAAACCCGGCTTAAGGACATCCTGGCCGTGGGCAAGGAAGCCTTCTTGGTGGCGGTCTTAGGAGTGGCCTTCCCCTTCGTAGGGGGATACCTATTTGGCCTCCAGATCGGCTTTGCCACCCTGCCCTCCTTGTTTTTGGGCACCGCCTTGGTGGCCACCAGCGTGGGCATTACCGCCAGGGTGCTGCAGGAGCTTGGGGTGCTCTCCCGCCCCTACGCCCGGGTAATCCTGGGGGCCGCCGTCATCGACGACGTGCTGGGCCTGATCGTGTTGGCGGTGGTGAACGGGGTGGCCAAAACCGGCCAGGTGGAAACCGGTGCCCTCCTCCAGCTCATCCTACTTTCCGTGGTCTTCGTGGGCTTAGCGGTCGCTCTTTCACCCCTCTTTGCCCGCTTGCCCCTGGAAAGGCTCCCCGTGGGTAGCCCCATGGGCTTCGCCCTGGCCTTGGGCATCGGCATGGCGGCCTTGGCCGCCTCCATCGGCCTGGCCCCCATCGTAGGCGCCTTCCTGGGAGGGATGCTCCTTTCCGAGGTGCGGGAAAAGTACCGGCTGGAAGAGCCTATTTTCGCTATTGAAAGCTTCTTAGCCCCCATCTTCTTCGCCATGGTGGGGGTACGGCTGGAGCTTTCCGCTCTGGTTTCTCCCGCCACCCTGACGGCGGGAAGCGTGGTCACGGTCATCGCCATCCTGGGCAAGGTGCTGGGCGGGTTCCTGGGGGCCCTGACCCAAGGGGTGCGCTCCGCCTTAACCGTGGGGGTGGGCATGGCCCCCCGGGGGGAGGTGGGGTTGATCGTGGCCGCCCTGGGGCTTGCCGCAGGAGCGGTCAACGAGGAGGAGTATGCCATTGTGCTTTTCATGGTGGTCTTCACCACCCTTTTCGCCCCCTTTGCCCTAAAACCCCTTATCGCCTGGACTGAAAGGGGCCTGCGCCAAGCTAAGGAATAG
- a CDS encoding transglycosylase SLT domain-containing protein, with product MRGIPLLLLVLASCRAQGLPEPFAALERGKVEEIRQVALGGEGYARMLSGWLLVAREEIPLAERAEYAWRYALFLEGVRAFEPGFEAREAWRKAASLLQEAQDPRAFSAWERLLPDKEAVEALLSLEEGERLWLALFRGRAYEALLKVLPEGERPDLRAQALFRLGRYREALPFYREWAGQDPRGYLGLGHALWRLGRKEEALEALARYDHPESRYAQGRILEELGRTLEAVQAYRRSTPEGLWRAAGLLERQGLKGEALPLYLTLAGGSSPYADDAALRAYVLAGELGLAGVQGEAFTLLKGGLGLLLGKEPEPPPPAPSLPPPPEAPIVEALRQGGKEAWARGVVRYALWQRPKDWPALVPLLYRLGAYREGIRAAWSTALAYPRPYREWVEEYAGKEGLDPNLLYALLHVESRFDPLAVSPTGALGLGQFLRSTWADVARMLGEDPANPFDPEASIRYAARYLRWLLDRCAAYGGLQQVACAVTAYNGGIGYTLRGIAREGDLYAFLRFQERDEPREYLAQVLSAYAAYRAIP from the coding sequence GTGCGCGGGATCCCGCTCCTTTTGCTGGTGCTGGCTTCCTGCCGAGCCCAGGGTCTTCCTGAGCCTTTTGCCGCCCTGGAAAGGGGAAAGGTGGAAGAGATTCGCCAGGTGGCCCTTGGGGGGGAGGGTTATGCCCGGATGCTTTCGGGCTGGCTGCTTGTGGCCCGGGAGGAGATACCCTTGGCGGAGCGGGCGGAGTACGCCTGGCGCTACGCCCTATTCCTGGAGGGGGTGCGGGCCTTTGAACCGGGTTTTGAGGCCAGGGAGGCTTGGCGCAAGGCGGCCAGCCTCCTTCAGGAGGCCCAAGACCCCCGGGCCTTTTCCGCCTGGGAACGGCTCCTTCCAGATAAAGAGGCCGTGGAGGCCCTCCTTTCCCTGGAGGAAGGGGAACGGCTTTGGCTGGCTCTCTTCCGGGGAAGGGCCTACGAGGCCCTCCTCAAGGTTCTTCCTGAAGGGGAACGCCCGGACCTGCGCGCCCAGGCCCTTTTCCGCCTGGGGCGCTATCGGGAGGCCCTGCCCTTTTACCGGGAGTGGGCGGGGCAGGACCCCCGGGGGTACCTGGGTCTGGGCCACGCCCTTTGGCGGCTTGGGCGGAAGGAGGAGGCCCTAGAAGCCCTGGCCCGTTACGACCATCCGGAAAGCCGCTACGCCCAGGGGCGCATTCTGGAGGAGCTGGGGAGGACCCTCGAGGCGGTACAGGCCTACCGGCGGAGCACCCCCGAGGGCCTTTGGCGGGCTGCGGGGCTTCTAGAGCGGCAAGGCCTTAAGGGGGAGGCCCTTCCCCTTTACCTCACCTTGGCCGGCGGGAGCAGTCCTTACGCCGATGACGCCGCCCTAAGGGCCTATGTGTTGGCGGGGGAGCTGGGCTTGGCCGGGGTGCAAGGGGAGGCCTTTACCCTCCTCAAGGGGGGGCTTGGCCTCCTTTTGGGCAAGGAACCCGAGCCGCCTCCGCCTGCCCCTTCTCTTCCGCCACCCCCAGAGGCGCCTATCGTGGAGGCCCTCCGCCAGGGGGGTAAGGAGGCCTGGGCCCGGGGGGTGGTGCGGTATGCCCTTTGGCAAAGGCCCAAGGATTGGCCGGCCTTGGTGCCCCTCCTTTACCGCCTGGGGGCTTACCGGGAGGGTATCCGGGCAGCCTGGTCCACCGCCTTGGCCTATCCCCGCCCCTACCGGGAGTGGGTGGAGGAATATGCGGGGAAGGAGGGCTTAGACCCCAACCTGCTTTACGCCCTCCTCCACGTGGAAAGCCGCTTTGACCCCCTGGCGGTAAGCCCTACGGGGGCCTTGGGCCTAGGCCAGTTCCTAAGGAGCACCTGGGCGGATGTGGCCCGCATGCTGGGGGAGGATCCCGCCAATCCCTTTGATCCCGAGGCCAGCATCCGCTACGCCGCCCGCTACCTGCGCTGGCTTCTGGACAGGTGCGCCGCCTACGGGGGTCTCCAGCAAGTGGCCTGCGCCGTCACCGCCTATAACGGCGGCATCGGCTACACCCTCAGGGGCATTGCCCGGGAGGGCGACCTTTATGCCTTCCTGCGCTTCCAGGAACGGGATGAGCCCCGGGAGTACCTGGCCCAGGTGCTTTCCGCCTATGCCGCCTACCGGGCTATTCCTTAG